From one Thermoplasmatales archaeon genomic stretch:
- a CDS encoding antibiotic biosynthesis monooxygenase has translation MEIIIDVRTREEYVKEHIKGAINIPLYDLNFYTDFLKGKKIKLYCDSGHRAGLAKKLLKREGIEAEIIKTEERKKYKKEKGKIICALNYVFVREGMSEDFEKNISELCKATDEMHGFLGGKLLKIDGISSAGSGLKGDLRNEEIKPLKYIMITYWSSKEAHEKSHKTELFIKAFEKMKEYVAMMPYEEFYEILR, from the coding sequence ATGGAAATAATAATTGATGTTAGAACAAGAGAGGAATATGTTAAGGAACATATCAAGGGAGCGATAAACATTCCTCTTTACGATTTAAATTTTTACACTGATTTCTTAAAAGGCAAGAAAATAAAGTTATACTGCGACAGCGGTCATAGGGCTGGGCTTGCAAAAAAACTGCTGAAGAGAGAAGGTATTGAAGCTGAAATTATAAAAACAGAAGAGAGGAAAAAATACAAAAAAGAAAAGGGAAAAATAATATGTGCATTGAATTATGTTTTTGTAAGAGAAGGAATGAGTGAAGATTTTGAAAAAAATATTAGCGAGCTTTGTAAAGCAACAGATGAGATGCACGGCTTTCTTGGAGGAAAACTGCTAAAAATTGACGGCATATCCTCTGCTGGGAGTGGGCTAAAAGGTGATTTAAGAAATGAGGAGATAAAACCCTTGAAATATATAATGATTACTTATTGGAGTAGCAAGGAAGCGCACGAAAAATCTCACAAAACAGAATTATTTATTAAGGCATTTGAAAAAATGAAAGAATATGTTGCGATGATGCCATATGAAGAATTTTATGAAATTTTGAGGTAA
- a CDS encoding ferritin gives MIPDRVLKMLNAQINAEFYSAYLYLSMSNYYESINLRGFAKWMRIQAKEEMGHAMKIYDYVIARGGRVNLMKIEKPPQEWNSPLHAFEEAYAHEVRVTKMINNIYTAAMEEKDYATTSMLKWFIDEQVEEEASTNEIVQKIKIAGEERLFLIDRELGSRKGGD, from the coding sequence ATGATTCCAGACAGGGTTTTAAAAATGCTAAATGCTCAGATAAATGCGGAGTTTTATTCCGCCTATCTTTACCTTTCAATGTCAAACTATTATGAATCAATAAATCTCAGGGGATTTGCTAAATGGATGAGGATTCAGGCAAAAGAAGAGATGGGGCATGCAATGAAAATATATGATTATGTTATTGCAAGGGGAGGGAGAGTAAATCTTATGAAAATAGAAAAGCCACCCCAAGAGTGGAATTCTCCACTTCATGCTTTTGAAGAAGCATATGCCCATGAAGTGAGGGTAACAAAAATGATAAATAATATTTATACTGCTGCGATGGAGGAAAAGGATTATGCAACAACTTCAATGCTGAAATGGTTTATAGATGAGCAAGTTGAAGAAGAAGCTTCTACAAATGAAATTGTTCAAAAAATAAAGATTGCTGGCGAGGAAAGATTGTTTTTGATTGATAGAGAGTTGGGAAGCAGGAAAGGAGGTGACTGA
- a CDS encoding desulfoferrodoxin, which translates to MANRYEVYKCEICGNVVEVLHGGKGQLVCCGQPMKLMEAKKEEQGYEKHLPVVEKMGNEIIVKVGSIPHPMEEKHFIELIEIITKDGKIMRKYLNPGEKPEARFLSVEIKEAREYCNIHGLWAKAI; encoded by the coding sequence ATGGCTAATAGATATGAAGTATATAAATGTGAGATATGCGGAAATGTTGTTGAAGTTCTTCATGGAGGAAAAGGACAGCTTGTATGCTGTGGGCAACCAATGAAACTTATGGAAGCAAAGAAAGAAGAGCAGGGATATGAAAAGCATCTTCCAGTTGTGGAAAAAATGGGAAATGAAATTATAGTTAAAGTTGGAAGTATTCCCCATCCAATGGAAGAAAAGCATTTTATAGAATTGATAGAGATAATTACAAAGGATGGAAAAATAATGAGGAAATATCTAAATCCAGGCGAAAAACCAGAGGCAAGATTTCTGTCAGTGGAAATAAAGGAGGCAAGAGAATACTGCAACATTCATGGTTTATGGGCAAAGGCGATTTAA